From the Methanonatronarchaeum thermophilum genome, the window AACCTGCCGAACTACTTGTAGAAGAAGAAAGCCCAATCATAGGAAAAAAACTAAGAGAAATAGAACAGTTCAACACACGAAAAACAACCGTAATAGGAATCTGGACCGGAGGCAAATTCATAGCATCACCAGAACCAGACACAGAAATCAAAGAAAACGCAATAATCCTAGTACTAACAGAAACACTATACTTCGAAAACCTAGAAGTAAGACCAATATCAAGCTACCACGGCAAACTAAACAAAGTAATAGTATGTGGATACGGAACAGTAGGCCCTTCAACAGTAAAAACACTAAAAAAAGCAGGTCTAGACGTCCAAACCATCGATTTAAACCCAGGTGAAAACATAGACATAGTTGGAGACGTAACAAACCTAGATACAATAAAAAAAGCAGACCTAAAAAACGCTAGATCCGTAATACTAACCCTAAACGACGACACCGCCGCAGTATACGCAACATTAATAATAAAACACGAAGCACCCGAAGTAGAGATAATAGCCAGAGCAAACAGCCCCGAAACAATATGGAAACTCTATAACGCCGGAGCCGACTTCGTACTATCACTACCAACAGTAGCAGGAGAAATACTAGCCTCAGTGATAATAAAAGACCGAACAATACTCACACCAAAAACAAAACTAGAGTTCGCAAGAATACCAATCAAAAAACACAGCGGCAAAACCATGGCCGAACTCGACATCAGGAATAAAACAGGAGCCACCATAATAGCAGTTGAACGCGAAAACAAACTACTCACAAAAATAAACGCAGAATTCGCAATAAAAAACGGAGACACCATGATAGCAGTTGGCAACAAAAGAAACATAAAAAAAATAAAACAACTCTTTAAATAAATATAGCCTAGCTAAGCCAATTCTAAAATAAAATAAAATAAAATAAAATAAAATAAAATAAAATAAAATAAAATAAAATAAAATAAAATAAAATAAAATAAAATAAAATAAAATAAAATAAAATAAAATAAAATAAAATAAAATAAAATAAAATAAAATAAAATAAAATAAAATAAAATAAAATAAAATAAAATAAAATAAAATAAAATAAAATAAAATAAAATAAAATAAAATAAAATAAAATAAAATAAAATAAAATAAAATAAAATAAAATAAAATAAAATAAAATAAAAGAAAATATAAATAGCAATTGGAGATGGAGTCAACATACCTTTGAAACGGTTTTCTGAAACCTACTATGTCAATCTTGATATAACTTTATTATTTCTTCAGCAATTTCTATAGAAGAATATTTCTCAACGTGATTTTTACTTTTATCTACAAGTTCTTCGTCATCTATGCAAGCTTTTATTTTATTTTCAAGCATGTCTATGTCTCCAGGTGTGTATAGATATCCGTTTTTTCCATCGATAATATTGTTTTTCAATCCTTTACAGTTGGCTCCAACCACAGGGGTTCCACAGGCATTTGATTCAAGGGCAACCAAACCCTGTGTTTCCGCTATTGAAGGGAAAACAAAAACATCCAATGTTGAATAGAAATAAGGTAGCTTATCCCGCTCCAACCAACCTAAAAAAACAACATTATCTAGGTTTTTAGCCATCGATTCATATCTCTCCCTACAAGGACCATCTCCAGCTATAGCCACCGTATATCCATCAAGTCTCTTGGAAACCTCTATTAGGTCTTCAAGGTTTTTTTCTGTACTATGTCTACCGCTATACCCGATCACCGGTTTTTCAAAACTAAACAAACCATCCTTTTTTTCATTAAAGAAATCTAGATCGATAGCGTTCGGAACAACCTTAACATTCCTTAAACCCTTCCCAACAACATCTTTCTTAATCTCTTTTGATGGAACGGTAACTATTTCAGCGGTCCCTAAAAACCTTTTCTCCCAACCGATATACAGGTATTTTAAAAACCTTTTTATCGGCTTTAAACTGGTTATATAATCTACATAATACTCAGGACATGTATGAAGTGTATTTATGTGTTTTGCGTTTTTCTTCCTTGCAATATACGCACCAAACCCACCTATAGAGAACTGGGTGTGCGTATGCACTACATCTAAATCTCCAAGCCGATCTGAAATAGCTTCAGGAAAACCAACTCTATATCCCTCATAAAAAGGTAATGAAAACGATTTAATTCCAATTTCGTTTTCACCACAAAGATAATCACTAGATTTAGGGAAAACTACAGTAACATCCAAACCCCGCTCAAAAAACTGTTTTTTAAGGAGAGAGATAGAGTAGGTAACCCCATTAATCTGTGGAAAATAACTATCCGTAAATAAAGCAACCTTCATAAATCCAAAACCTCCCTATAGATCTGATCCAACTTCTCACCCGTGTTTTCAAGGGAATGTCTTTCTGCTAAATCCAATCCATTAGAAACCAATTCCATTTTTAAACCATCGTCCTCAACAACCGACATAATGTGTTTTTTAAACTCTTCAACACAATCACCCTTCAAACACTCAACCCCATCTCTACAGTAATTAAAACCTGGAATATCCCTTAAAACTAAAGGCCTTCCACAAGCAGCTGCCTCAAGCACAACCAAACCCTGGTTCTCAGTATAACTCGGTAGGAAAAAAACATCGCCAGCAGAATAAGCTCCAACCACATCATCGACCCTACCGGTAAACAAAACATTATCAGGCGGGTTCTCAATCAACCTACTTACAGACCTTTTCTGAAGTTTTTTACGCAAAGGCCCAAACCAAACAAAATTAAATTCAGGCATTTCTTCAGCAACCTCAACAAAGCTCTCAACACCCTTCCTCTGAAAAGGAGAGCCAACGGCAAAAACTACGGTACCATCCAACCCAAACCTACTTCGATACTCCCGTCTTAAACCAGGGTCAAAACTATATTTGTCGATGTCAACCCCATTAGAAACAACAATAGGTTCTTCCACACCATATTCAACCAACCTCCTTTTAGTATACGTCGATGGACACAAAACAACATCTCCCTGACTATAATAAAAACCAAGATATTTTTTCAAAGGAACGGACCCATAATCACTCAACATAAAACTACCCTTAAAATCCTCACCGGTAGTGTGAGCATGAACAACAACCTTTCTACCCTTTCTTTTAGCTCTAAACAAATGAAATAGGGATTTAGGGCCAACTGTATTCAAATGAAGTATATCGAAACAACTCCAAGGATCATGTGTCAACTTCAACCCAGACCTACCCAACTTACCTAAAGCTTTACGTTGATTATCTGTAGCCACACCAATACCACTTGTATCAAGCCGGCTCTCCATCTCCAAGTAGATACACACCTTCATCTCGATATACAACACCATTAATTAAACTTATAAATCATTATTTTAGAGACACAAAAAATGAACAGACCAACCAAACTCCTACTAATCTCACTTGCAACAAGTATAGTTACAATTTCAGCATTAATAATCCTTACAGCCCCAGATGGATTGATTGACGGATTAATCCAAATAGAACTTCCTTATCTACTTCTAGCAGCAGCACTACATATAACCGGATGGATATTGTGGACGGCCAAAGTAAACATATTGGCCAAAGCATCAGAAATGCCCTTAAAATTCAATAAAACACTAAAAATAGTATTAACAAGCTCTTTCGCCGCAGCAATCACACCTTCATACGCAGGTGGAGAACCTGTACGCCTATGGCTATTAAGCCGTGAAGAAAAAAGCTCTGGAGGAGTCGCCAGCGCAATAGTAATAAGCGAAAGAGCAATGGACATCTTTTTCCTAATAATAATCGGAACCATAAGCCTGTTCGTAATAGGAGAACAATTCACAGAATACATATCACTACAGATAACATTCACATTCATAGCAATACTCTTCCTAACAGGAGCAGTAGGATTTATAACAAGCCTACTAAAACCACAACTAATCAAAAAAACCCTAAAAACACTATGCAAACCAATAGAAAAAATCAGACCAGGCACAAATAAACAAATCAACCGAGAAATAGACTCATACAACAAAATACTATGGAAATACATCAAAAACAAGAAAAAACATCTCTTGATAGCCTCAACCCTAACAATAGGAATATGGATAATCGAATTCACAATCCCATACATAATACTCATTGGATTAGGCCTAGAAATAAACCTCCTGATAGCATGGGCAGGATATGCATTACTAATGTTCTTAGTCATGATCCCAACAACACCTGGAAGCAGTGGTGTAGCCGAAATAGGCGCATCAATAATATACTCAACCCTTGTAGGAGCAGCATACATCGGGATATTCGTCCTACTCTGGAGAACAGTAACATACTACCTAGACCTGTTAATAGGAGGTATAACAACCTCAATAATGATAAAAGACATAACCAAAATAGAAGAAAAAATAAAAAACCCACTCAAAAAACCAGACAACAAACAAACCAACGAAAACAAATTAAAATAAAATAAATAAAAATAGAAACAACAACAACAAAAATAAACAAAAAAATTAATTTATTTTTTTTAACCCACTCTTGGTTTTGAGTTCGTAAACTGTGTATTTATTTATCTATGTTGGTTATACACGTACTCTTATTATTGGGGTAGGATGTGGTTTTCGGGATTTTGTAATCAGGATATCTAAATTTAGGTATTTTGAAAAGTGTTTTGAAAAAATGGTTATGCGGGTGCCGGGATTCGAACCCGGGCTATGAGCTTTCTTCGATGGTTCTTGGAAGGCTCAAGTCCTACCACTAGACCACACCCGCGAGTGCGCCGACCGGGATTCGAACCCGGGCTATGACCGTGGCAGGGTCATGTCATACCACTAGACCATCGGCGCTTTTTGTATGCCGCGGCCCGGATTTGAACCAGGGACAGCTGCCTCTTCAGGGCAGCGCTCTCCCAGACTGAGCTACCGCGGCGAACACGTATATCCTTATCACTCGTTGGTATTAAATTATTTGGTATTCAGACGGTGTTCTTCTTTGTTTTTGTAGGTTGTTTGTTTTTATTTCTCAGTTGTCTTAGTTTTTTTCTATAACTGTTTTTAAATTCAGATTAATGTGGTTTGAACTACTTTTGGTTCAAGCCCCGAGGCACTCTCCTTTGTTATCTGTAGATATCTTGTTGGGAAGGGTTTGATCTACAGTTTTAGATGTTTTTTATTGATTTTAGGGTGGAGTTTGATTGATTTTTTTCGATATAGTTTTGGTTTTTTTGGTGTTATTTTGAATGGTGTTGTTTTATTTCTCCTGTAATTTGGTTTGTTTAGTATGTGGTGGTTGAGGTGTATGTGTCTCGGCAGGGGGTTAGTATTTCTTTTGGCTCGATTGTGTCTTCGGAGATTAGTATTCCGTTTACTATGATGCGGTCTCCTTCGAGGCTTTGTAGGTTTAGGCTACCTGTATAGCCTTTTACGTGTAGTTGGTCTTCTGTGTTACTGTCTGTTATTATGAAGTTTCTTCCTGTGTCTGTGTTTTCTATTGAATCGTTTTTAAGTATTCCATCTGCTTGTACTGATTGGTCTATGTATCTGTCTGGGTTTTCGGTTATTTCTGATATATCTGTGTATCTATCCATGGATATTGGGGCGCCCCATAACCCTATGATGAGTGCTATTGTTATTACGATTATGCCGATTAGGTATTTTTTGTTAATTTTCACTTTTCAGGACCTCGATTTCTTTGTTAATTTTGTCCTGTTTCTTTTTGATCCAGAATAGATAGCCGGCGATAACTATCCAGACAATGAGGTATGCTGCAGATAGTAGTGTTAGGTCTTCCATGGATATTTCCTCTTAATACTATTTTCGTTGTATTTTATATTTAGGTGGTTTGTTGTTATCTGGTTATTGCATCTAGGAATATATATTGTTGAGCGTATCCTGCGTATTCACCCCATTTGTCTCTGGCGTATTCTTGTATTTCTTTGTCGGTCATGTCATTGAGTTTGTAGTTGTTTTTCATTTGTCTACGTATATTTACGTCTACTGGGAAGGAGTTGTAGTTTGAATAGCTGAATAAGGATATACAGTCCGCTATCTTGGTTCCAACACCCATTAAGGTCATTAGTTGTTCTCTGACTTCATGATGGTTTTTGTCATGTAGGCTGTTTAGGTCAACCACTCCGTCTTTTAACATACTGGTTGTTTTGGATAGGTATCTACTTCTATATCCGGCTTTTAGTTTTTTGAAGTCATCTGTAGTTAATTTATATAGCTCGTTATCCAGAGGTGGTAGGTAGACTTTATCCCCATCTATGGTTTTTTCGTGGCCGTGAAATTTGGTTAGGTTGGATATAAAATTAGATATGTTTCGGATGCAGTTGTTTGCGGATACTATGAATGCGATAACTGTGAATTGTGGGTCGAATCTTGTTATTCGTAGGCCACTGTGTTTTTCTGTTAGGTTTTTGATAAATTCGTCGGTGTTTATTTTGTTTATTATTGCTTCGATATCGTGGTGTAGACCTAGAAACTGTTTTACTGTTTTTTTAGGTACATCGGCTTTGTATGTGATGTGGTCGTTTTTTTGATGTAGTTTTATAGGTTTGTAGTTCTGGTTGTACTTGATAAATCCAGTGTAACTGCCTTTTTTTTCGTTGAACACGAAGTTTGGTGGCTGTCCACTGTATATTGTTTTGGATAGGTCGAATGGCTGTTTTATTTTTATTTTGTTGGTTTTCATTTTTTTAGTTATTATGGTTAGGGATGGGGTAAGTTGTTTTTTTGAGTTATGTGGTTGGGGTTGTTCCGCTTGTGGTGGGTGGTTTTATTTTTCAAGTGCGAGTCTTGCTAGCACTCCCTCGATTTGTATTCGTCCATCTGCACCTTCTATCATTCTGTATTCGGCTTCACCTATTAGGTCGATTAGTTCTACCTTTTTTTTGTCTGGTATATCTAGATCGTAGACCGATTTATGTAGTTGTTTTACTATGTCTTCTCCGGAAAGACCTCGTTCTATCATAAGTTCTTCCAGCCTCTCTCTGGTTTCTATGAAATCTTTGTTTATTGCGCTTAAAAACAGTTTTTTAATTTCTTCAGGCCTTGCCATTGAAGTTATTTGGTATATATCTTTTTCATCGACTTTGTCGCTTAGAGACGCTGCTGATTGTAATGCGTTGATTGATCTACGCATGTCTCCATTGGATATGTGTTCAAGGGCTTCTAAAGCTTCATCTGTAATCTCTATCTCTTCTTCTATAGCTATATATTTTAGACGTTTTTTTACTGCTTCGCCTGGCACTCTAGAAAACCTAAAAACAGTTGTACGTGACTGGATTGGCTCAATAATTCTAGATGAATAGTTTGCGCTTAAGATAAAACGACAGTTGTCGCTGAAACTCTCCATGGTACGTCTCAATGCAGATTGAGCATCCGATGTAAGTGAGTCGGCTTCATCTAAAAAAATTATTTTAAAATCTGCTCCACCGATCGATGAAGATTTAGCGAAGCTTTTAATCTTACTCCTAACTACGTCTATACCTCTTTCATCGCTTGCGTTTAATTCGGTGAAGTTCATGTTCCATGTATCGCTAAACAACTCCCTGGCTATAGCGACGGCTGAAGCAGTTTTACCCACGCCAGGTGGTCCAGCAAAAAGGAGATGTGGAAGATTTCCTGTTTTAACATAAGATTGAAGTCTATCGATAACTCTGTCCTGACCAACTATATCTTCAAGGCCTTCAGGCCTATACTTCTCAACCCATATTTCTTGTTTCATAGCCATCCCAAATTTGTTTTAACTTAAACTAAATCTTTTTTATTTCTCCATCTTTATACGATTGAAGTATGTCCAACCGATATTTAAAATGAAATTGGAGTTTTTTGGTTTGATTTTAATAGATAAAGGATTAGATCCATCTTTTCCTGAATTTTAATTAAAACTATATTGGTAGGGATATCTATCCACTCTGAATCCTATTTCTCTCACCGTTTCACCCTCTTGTTCAAGTTGTAGCGATATTTTATCTTTGTTGGAGTTGAAGGTAAAATCTAAGTAAATTATTTTATTTCCATCAACTACAACGTGCGTCTCTTCAACCAACTCTCCATTAACACTTAGTTTTAATAATCCTTCAACCGGTTCGTCCGCTCTATTGTATATATTTACAAATATCGTTCCTTCGCCTGAATCAAAGTCTATATCGATAGTTCCAGTGTCATCTATTTCAAGACATCCTCTTTCTGGTAAACTTGAAACAGATACTAACCCAAAAATGGAGAGGAATAGGATGATCAATACGGTTATTGGAACAAGATTGTTAGCTATTTTTTTCAGCAACTAAAACACCTTCATCTAAATCTCTTTAACCATTGTATAGTTCTCTGAATCCATCTATCAAGGAAATCAAGTTCGTAATTCACGTTATATCCAACCAACCCAGCAAATATTCCTAATAAAGTTCCAGCAACTACATCAAGCACCCAATGTACTCCTAAATACATAGTTGAGGCCAAAACCGATATTGCAAACATCCATGAAACAACCATCCACAGACCATACAATTTTTTGTTTCGGTATGCTTGTGTAGCTATTACCGCTACTGTTACAGATATGGAGGAATGTAGGCTCGGCATACAGTTATTAACACCATTAACCCAGATAATAAAATCATTAGCAGGTAGATTAACGGAGAATAGTAATGGAGCAACTCCCTCTAAAACCATCCAAGATTCATAAACAGGTAAAAACAAAAAGAATGGTAAAGCAACCATATAATTAATTAAATAAGATAGAACTGTAGCTTTAACTTCTTTCAAACTGTCACAGTAAATATAAAGTGATATAGAGAACACTATCAAGAATATATAGATAAATACGTATGTGAAAAACATATACCCAGTTAAAAACGGAGTTACTATAACTTGGAATAATGAGACAACCCCTCCTTCAACCCCATAAATAATCGGAGTTAAATCAAAACCGATATACTGGCCTAAATCCGATAAAACACGGTTTTGGATTGTGTTTAACAGAAAAACCATAATAAGCGCTGTAATATAGGCTTTGTACTTAAAAACCATATCCATAGCTCTATTGAAATCAAGAGAGATGTCACTCGGTTTGAAAGCTTTTGCTCCAACGTAGAATAACAGTATATTTACAAAGATTATTACAGCTGCAACTAAGTACATACTAAATATTCAGGAAATATCAATCTCCCTACATTCCCCCAAATAACTTTAAAAACCTAATTGATATACAAATTAATTATTTTTTCCATTATTAATCTGTATCTGAAAAGAGACTTCTTAATTTTCAATAATTTGGTAGAAATAAAAAGAAAACAGAAAAAACTCTATTTGATCAATAATTTTTAAAGACATTTATTACGTTTTTTATTACGCTTAGTTTTTTAGTTTGATTTAGGGTTTTTTGATAGATCTTACAATAGATTAAAATAACATGATTGTTTAATATCTTTTCAGTACATTCGATAATAACTAAATATTGTTTTGAATGTTAAGGAATATCGCATGTGTTGTCGTTTTTGTTTTGTAGGAGGTTATGTAAGTGGGTATATTTAGGAAAATTTTAGTTGTTTTGTTGGCGTTTTTACTTGTAGTTGGTTTTGCGTTCACCGCTTCAGCTATAACTGCTGAGAGAACTGTGTTGAATAGTGATTTTGTTAAAGATACGATTGATAATGAGGAACTTCATGTTTCGATTCATAGTGAATTTATCTCTATTTTGGAGGATGAAATGGATGAAGAAGATGAAGAAGAACTTCCTCAAGAAATGATTGATATTTTGGGGAAAACCATCTCGGCTGACTTCATCCGTGATGTAATGCACAAGAACATCGATTTGGCTTACGAATATATAGATGGGGATAGAGATGAATTGATTTTTGAAATCGATGTTGATGATTTCGAAAGCAATTTTGAATTGGAGTTTGAAAAATATTTACTAAACAGCAGTATGACTGAGATAACAGAGTTGTTGCCTGGGAATGGAGGGATGGAAGATTTAGAAGAACTCCATGAATACAATGGTGTGGTGTACAATATATCAATGATTGACCGAATGCTAGAAAGTGAAGAATCATACAACGAAGTAGTTGATGAGTATCGCTCTGATTTAGCTGCAATAGTTGGTGAAGAAAACGTTGATGACGTTATCCAAGAAAATATCGATGAAATAAGAGATGAAGTTGAGGGTGATTTTGATGGTGATGCTGAGGAAGAGGCTTTCGTAAATGCCTATGTTGATATGATGGTAACTCCTTTAGAATCGATAGGTAATGAAGACAGTTACAGTGTTTTCTTAGATAACATGGAGGATAATAAATCTGAGTTCTCAAGTGAATTTACCAATGCCTTTATTGGTCAAATTACTGAGGATATGCCAACTGAAATCAACTTAACCGATGAGATGGATGAAGACGATGTTGGGTTGGTTGAAGACGCTAGAAACTTACTGCAACTGTCTTGGATAGCTATATTGGTAGGTGTTATCGGGATCTTAGTTTTCACTGGATTGATCTGGTTAGTTTCAGGTTCGTTGATAACTACTGCTTATTCAGCGGGAGCCGCAGCGTTGATCTCAGGGTTGATAGGGATCTCAAGTTACTTTACAGCACCCATGGTTTTAGACAGATTTAGAAACGAGTTAGGTGAAGACGCACCAGAAGTCCTAATAGATGGCATTGAAGCTTTCGTGACTAACATCGTTGAAGTTCAAACGATAATATCGATATTGATACTGATGTTGGCAGTTGTTTTACTGGGAGTTGGGATATACCTGGCCAGAAAAAACAACGATGAAGCAAAATGAGGTTAAACAGATAGATCTGGCGTTTTTACTGTATTTTGGTTTGTGAGTGGGTGTGAAATACATCCACTCTGTATACTAATTTTTTGTTTTTTTGTTTCTAAGTTTAGCTCGTAATAGATAATAGGGTTTTTTTGGAGCTGATTTTTTTGTTTGTTTTGGTTCAATGTTTTTGTTTGTTTTTTTTGTGTTTAGGTTTATTCTTCGCCCATTACTTTTGAGGCTAGGTTTCTTCCTCTTGTTGTGAGTTCGACTTCTCTTCTTTTTCTTATTTCATTTAGGGCGTTTATTTCGACCAGTCTTTCGTATATTTCTTCGACTTTGTCTACGTCTACTCCGATGAAGTCTGGTATGTCGAATGGTGATATTCCGGAGTATAGGGCCATTATGATTTCTTTTTCTTTTTGGTCTAATTCTATTTCGCTTTTAACGTGTTTTTCGAAGCTTTCTTTGATGAAGTTGTTTATTACGCTTAAAGTGACTTTTGGGGCGTATATGTAGGATACTACAGATACTCCTTCGTCATTTATTCTTTCTATGACTAATGTGTCTTTTTCTTCTCCTTTGAAGTCTTTGAACTCCATTGATATGTTTTGTACGTTTTCTAGGTTTAGGTTTAGGATGTTTCCGTCTTCGTCTACGAAGTGCATTGATTGTTTTTTGAGTGTTGTTTTTGCTTTTTTCCATTTTGTGTCGTCTTGTAGTACTCCTCCTTTTTTTACTGGGTCTTTGACTACCACGATTTTGTTGTCAGCGAAGTATTTTAGTAGTATTCTTTTGAATTTTTTTAGTTCGCTGTCTTTCATGCTTGTTATTAGTGATACGGTTCTTTCTCCGTTTTTTTTGTATACTATCCCTACGTAATCGCCTTGTTTGAGTACTTCTTGGTTTAGGTTGAATTGGCCGCCTATCTCTTTCATTGATTTGAGTTTTATTTTTTTTCGGCCTTTTTTGTTCACTAGCCAGAGGTTTTTGTTTGTTAGAATTATTTTTCCTTTAACCCATTTGGCGTCAACTCTGCGTGTGTTTCCTTTTATTAGGGGGTGTATGTATCCACCTATCATGTCGAATAGTTTTTTTTCAGAAGAACCCATTATTCTCCTCCGAGTTTGCTGTATGCCTTTGATGCGAATATACGTACTTCTTCAGAGTCGTCTTCCATTAGTTCTTTTATCTGTTCAAGTGCTTTTCTGTCGCCTATTTCTCCTAAGGCATATGCAGCCATTTTTCTTACGTTTTTATTGTTTTTGTTTAATGCGGTTAGTAAAGGGTTTACGGATTCATTACCTATATTGATTAGGCTTAATGTTGTTATCCTTCTTATTTGGGGATCGTCTTCACTTAGGAATGATATTAAGTTGTTTACAACTTCTTTGTCACCGATTTGGCCTAATAGCCAGATTGCGTTTCTTCTTATTGAAAGTCTTTTACCGTCTTCTGCTGCTACCAATATTTTTTTGTGGTCTAGGTCTGAATCGAATCTTTCGATTTTTTCTGAGATTTCTTTACGTAGTTCGTGGCTTCTTTGTTCTGGTATTTTGGATAGGAAATCCATTAGGGCGAATGCTGCGGCTTCTTTAACTATGTCTTCTTTGTCGCTTAAGCCATTTACGATTGCTTCCATTACTTTTTCTCCTAGGTAGTCGCTTAGTGATAGGATTGCTTGTTCTCTGACTGCTTCGTCTTTGTCGTTTGCTGATTTTATTAGTAATGGTTTTGTTTTTTCCCCTCCTATTAAACTTAGTGAATTGACTGTTTCTCTTCGTACATCGGCGTGTTTGTCGTCTAGTAGTTTTGATAGTGGTTTTATTGCTTCTTTCTCCCCTATTGACCCTAGTGATATTGCGGCGTTTTTACGTACATCTTTATCTGGATCTTTGAGTGCGTTTATCAATGGTTCTACTGCTCTTTTATCTTCAATTCGACCTAAGGCTAGTGCTGCGTCCATTCTAACATAATTGTTATCGCTTTTCAATGATTTTATAAATATTTTCAGTAGGTCTCCCCATTGGTTTTTTTGTGTATCTTTGTCCAGTCCTTTCATCCTTTCTATAAGTAGCCAAACTGCGTCTGTGTCATCCATCCAGGCTAAAGAGTTGGCTGCTGC encodes:
- a CDS encoding CcmD family protein, which produces MEDLTLLSAAYLIVWIVIAGYLFWIKKKQDKINKEIEVLKSEN
- a CDS encoding phosphatase PAP2 family protein, whose protein sequence is MYLVAAVIIFVNILLFYVGAKAFKPSDISLDFNRAMDMVFKYKAYITALIMVFLLNTIQNRVLSDLGQYIGFDLTPIIYGVEGGVVSLFQVIVTPFLTGYMFFTYVFIYIFLIVFSISLYIYCDSLKEVKATVLSYLINYMVALPFFLFLPVYESWMVLEGVAPLLFSVNLPANDFIIWVNGVNNCMPSLHSSISVTVAVIATQAYRNKKLYGLWMVVSWMFAISVLASTMYLGVHWVLDVVAGTLLGIFAGLVGYNVNYELDFLDRWIQRTIQWLKRFR
- a CDS encoding DNA glycosylase, translating into MKTNKIKIKQPFDLSKTIYSGQPPNFVFNEKKGSYTGFIKYNQNYKPIKLHQKNDHITYKADVPKKTVKQFLGLHHDIEAIINKINTDEFIKNLTEKHSGLRITRFDPQFTVIAFIVSANNCIRNISNFISNLTKFHGHEKTIDGDKVYLPPLDNELYKLTTDDFKKLKAGYRSRYLSKTTSMLKDGVVDLNSLHDKNHHEVREQLMTLMGVGTKIADCISLFSYSNYNSFPVDVNIRRQMKNNYKLNDMTDKEIQEYARDKWGEYAGYAQQYIFLDAITR
- a CDS encoding replication factor C small subunit, translating into MKQEIWVEKYRPEGLEDIVGQDRVIDRLQSYVKTGNLPHLLFAGPPGVGKTASAVAIARELFSDTWNMNFTELNASDERGIDVVRSKIKSFAKSSSIGGADFKIIFLDEADSLTSDAQSALRRTMESFSDNCRFILSANYSSRIIEPIQSRTTVFRFSRVPGEAVKKRLKYIAIEEEIEITDEALEALEHISNGDMRRSINALQSAASLSDKVDEKDIYQITSMARPEEIKKLFLSAINKDFIETRERLEELMIERGLSGEDIVKQLHKSVYDLDIPDKKKVELIDLIGEAEYRMIEGADGRIQIEGVLARLALEK
- a CDS encoding glycosyltransferase; this encodes MKVALFTDSYFPQINGVTYSISLLKKQFFERGLDVTVVFPKSSDYLCGENEIGIKSFSLPFYEGYRVGFPEAISDRLGDLDVVHTHTQFSIGGFGAYIARKKNAKHINTLHTCPEYYVDYITSLKPIKRFLKYLYIGWEKRFLGTAEIVTVPSKEIKKDVVGKGLRNVKVVPNAIDLDFFNEKKDGLFSFEKPVIGYSGRHSTEKNLEDLIEVSKRLDGYTVAIAGDGPCRERYESMAKNLDNVVFLGWLERDKLPYFYSTLDVFVFPSIAETQGLVALESNACGTPVVGANCKGLKNNIIDGKNGYLYTPGDIDMLENKIKACIDDEELVDKSKNHVEKYSSIEIAEEIIKLYQD
- a CDS encoding lysylphosphatidylglycerol synthase transmembrane domain-containing protein codes for the protein MNRPTKLLLISLATSIVTISALIILTAPDGLIDGLIQIELPYLLLAAALHITGWILWTAKVNILAKASEMPLKFNKTLKIVLTSSFAAAITPSYAGGEPVRLWLLSREEKSSGGVASAIVISERAMDIFFLIIIGTISLFVIGEQFTEYISLQITFTFIAILFLTGAVGFITSLLKPQLIKKTLKTLCKPIEKIRPGTNKQINREIDSYNKILWKYIKNKKKHLLIASTLTIGIWIIEFTIPYIILIGLGLEINLLIAWAGYALLMFLVMIPTTPGSSGVAEIGASIIYSTLVGAAYIGIFVLLWRTVTYYLDLLIGGITTSIMIKDITKIEEKIKNPLKKPDNKQTNENKLK
- a CDS encoding glycosyltransferase family 4 protein, translated to MKVCIYLEMESRLDTSGIGVATDNQRKALGKLGRSGLKLTHDPWSCFDILHLNTVGPKSLFHLFRAKRKGRKVVVHAHTTGEDFKGSFMLSDYGSVPLKKYLGFYYSQGDVVLCPSTYTKRRLVEYGVEEPIVVSNGVDIDKYSFDPGLRREYRSRFGLDGTVVFAVGSPFQRKGVESFVEVAEEMPEFNFVWFGPLRKKLQKRSVSRLIENPPDNVLFTGRVDDVVGAYSAGDVFFLPSYTENQGLVVLEAAACGRPLVLRDIPGFNYCRDGVECLKGDCVEEFKKHIMSVVEDDGLKMELVSNGLDLAERHSLENTGEKLDQIYREVLDL
- a CDS encoding cytochrome c maturation protein CcmE domain-containing protein, with the translated sequence MKINKKYLIGIIVITIALIIGLWGAPISMDRYTDISEITENPDRYIDQSVQADGILKNDSIENTDTGRNFIITDSNTEDQLHVKGYTGSLNLQSLEGDRIIVNGILISEDTIEPKEILTPCRDTYTSTTTY
- a CDS encoding potassium channel family protein produces the protein MKWWAKRIGLSIIGFIAIVASFTLIYQWGMFYFEGQERNIYQSLQKVIEILTTAGFGGDAEHWTTLGMNLIVVSMNLTAVLLIFIGLPLVVIPMFKRALEGKVARSSDLTDHVIICSHSPADEILTQELKNSDIPYLFIERNLETVEKLLDMGHEAIVGDPEKVETLKAANADKARALVADVGDSTNPTIILSAKKVNPRIRVISMTRLEKEERYHMLAGADYVVKSRKVLGESLANRALSSVAEKFNESIELKTKLKPAELLVEEESPIIGKKLREIEQFNTRKTTVIGIWTGGKFIASPEPDTEIKENAIILVLTETLYFENLEVRPISSYHGKLNKVIVCGYGTVGPSTVKTLKKAGLDVQTIDLNPGENIDIVGDVTNLDTIKKADLKNARSVILTLNDDTAAVYATLIIKHEAPEVEIIARANSPETIWKLYNAGADFVLSLPTVAGEILASVIIKDRTILTPKTKLEFARIPIKKHSGKTMAELDIRNKTGATIIAVERENKLLTKINAEFAIKNGDTMIAVGNKRNIKKIKQLFK